GTGAAAAATCACGGCGCCGGTGAGCGTTGCAGCGGGAGTCGTGGCCGACCGCCATCGTGCGAAGTGCGCGTCACTCGTGCAGCTTGTAGAGCGTGCAGGCGTTGCGCGCGGTCGTGGCCGCAACCTGCTCCAGCGATTCGCCGCGTAGCGCGGCCACAGCTTCCGCGACGAAGCGCAGGAAGGCCGGCTCGTTGCGCCGGCCCCGCCTGGGCACGGGCGCCAGGTAGGGGCTGTCGGTCTCGATCAGCAAGCGGTCCGCGGGCACAGCACGCACGAGATCGGCACCCTGGTAATTGGCGAAGCTAACGAGCCCGGAGAAGGAGATGTACCACCCGCTTTCCAGGCCGGCCTCGAGCAGCAGCAAACTGCCCGCAAAACAGTGCAGCACGCCGACGACGCCGCGTGCCTCGCGTACGAGCGCGGCTGTGTCCGCGTCTGCCGCGCGCGAGTGTACAACGGCGGGCAGCGCGAGTTGCCCGGCCAGCTCGAGCTGCCGCACAAAGGCGCGCCGCTGAGTGGAGCGCGAGG
Above is a genomic segment from Gemmatimonadota bacterium containing:
- a CDS encoding TatD family hydrolase; this translates as FDSHCHLTDERLSAELDAVLERARAQQVTRLVTVASDAEDSARVCELAASRPGVWATAGIHPHLADRADDEALERVAALALRSEVVALGETGLDYHYEHASRSTQRRAFVRQLELAGQLALPAVVHSRAADADTAALVREARGVVGVLHCFAGSLLLLEAGLESGWYISFSGLVSFANYQGADLVRAVPADRLLIETDSPYLAPVPRRGRRNEPAFLRFVAEAVAALRGESLEQVAATTARNACTLYKLHE